From Paenibacillus physcomitrellae, the proteins below share one genomic window:
- a CDS encoding cytosine permease → MKTDKANQSWFTLAFVWAGAMISIPGLLVGNTLIAGMSMAQTLVVTVVGYAIIVVLMILQGMQSTDLGKSTVQVASQVFGKQGSRTILSILLTIACLGWFGIQANVCGAAVANLMAEFDIKMSVPVASLISGLVMVVSAMYGIKVLRVLSYIAVPLLVVLCVYGLIHALTGDNVQLISNYRPESKMNFTDGLAVTIGSFALGAVIAGDYSQFSRKRSDVWKAALFGIIPAGVLMIGVGAVLTLAYQTNDVTAVFLSIATPLIGGIALVLATWKTNMVNAISGGFALINVFNVSKQKEKWAVGAAGLIGTVLAVIGILGYFTPVMSILSAMVPPVAGVMIASYWMINKGDKNSWRETEGVNKLGIYSWLIGSVIAAIPVVLSLFPSLPQVSNQPLIGIVISFVLYVVGYRITASKTVVLEEQQ, encoded by the coding sequence ATGAAAACAGATAAAGCCAATCAATCCTGGTTTACGTTAGCCTTTGTATGGGCCGGAGCCATGATCAGCATACCTGGTCTTCTCGTCGGAAATACCCTGATCGCAGGGATGAGCATGGCCCAGACCTTAGTTGTCACAGTAGTGGGGTATGCCATTATCGTAGTCCTTATGATTCTCCAGGGCATGCAGAGCACAGACTTGGGCAAATCGACCGTTCAGGTCGCAAGCCAGGTGTTTGGTAAACAAGGCTCGCGTACCATTCTCTCGATTCTTCTGACGATTGCCTGTCTGGGCTGGTTCGGGATTCAGGCGAATGTGTGCGGAGCGGCGGTGGCTAACTTGATGGCGGAGTTTGATATTAAAATGTCCGTACCTGTTGCTTCGCTGATCAGCGGTCTGGTGATGGTTGTTTCGGCCATGTATGGGATCAAAGTGCTTCGAGTACTAAGCTATATCGCTGTACCTTTACTGGTTGTCCTTTGTGTTTATGGCCTGATTCATGCCCTGACCGGTGACAATGTGCAGCTGATTTCGAATTATAGACCCGAATCGAAGATGAACTTTACGGACGGGCTGGCTGTCACGATCGGCTCCTTTGCCCTCGGTGCAGTCATTGCGGGAGATTACTCCCAGTTCTCCAGAAAACGTTCCGATGTGTGGAAAGCGGCCCTCTTCGGCATTATTCCCGCAGGGGTCCTGATGATCGGCGTCGGTGCCGTACTTACGCTTGCTTATCAGACCAATGACGTAACAGCCGTGTTCTTGAGTATTGCCACTCCGCTGATCGGCGGGATCGCTTTGGTTCTGGCCACTTGGAAAACCAATATGGTCAACGCCATTTCCGGCGGATTTGCTTTAATCAACGTCTTTAACGTTTCCAAGCAGAAAGAGAAATGGGCGGTCGGGGCTGCCGGACTTATCGGAACAGTGCTCGCCGTAATCGGTATTCTGGGTTATTTTACACCGGTGATGTCGATCCTGTCGGCCATGGTTCCCCCGGTAGCAGGTGTAATGATCGCCTCTTATTGGATGATCAACAAGGGAGACAAGAACAGCTGGAGAGAGACGGAAGGGGTTAACAAGCTGGGCATCTACTCCTGGCTTATCGGTTCGGTGATCGCGGCCATTCCGGTTGTACTCTCGCTGTTCCCGAGCCTGCCGCAGGTGTCCAATCAGCCCCTGATCGGGATTGTGATTTCCTTTGTCCTTTATGTCGTAGGTTACCGGATTACAGCTTCAAAAACAGTAGTATTGGAGGAACAGCAATGA
- a CDS encoding DUF917 domain-containing protein, producing MRYLDKTAIENISIGAAFLGTGGGGDPYIGKLMAISAIEQNGPVRLYSVDEIADEDFFIPTAMMGAPSVSSEKFPNGSEFVKVFQKLSRYLGKDNIAGTYPMEAGGVNSMIPIVVAAQLGLPLVDCDGMGRAFPELQMVTFNLDGVPATPMAITDEKGNIGIFETIDNKWTERLGRAATVEMGASALVSLYPTTGAQMKTSGVHGIVTLSERIGEIIASKNRDAKDKLEELLQLVSGYELFQGKIVDVIRETKGGFNLGRMNLEGIEGHKGGNMDVHFQNENLVAEKDGRVVAMTPDLICLVDFETLSPITTESLKYGKRVRVIGLPAHEKWRTAKGIETAGPKYFGYDYEYVPLEKLVNKAVADHV from the coding sequence ATGAGATATCTGGATAAAACAGCTATTGAAAATATTTCAATCGGGGCCGCTTTCCTGGGAACAGGCGGCGGCGGCGACCCCTATATCGGCAAGCTGATGGCGATTTCCGCCATTGAACAAAACGGCCCGGTCAGGCTGTATTCGGTTGATGAAATCGCCGATGAGGATTTTTTTATCCCGACGGCCATGATGGGGGCACCTTCCGTATCGTCCGAGAAGTTCCCGAACGGGAGCGAATTCGTTAAAGTATTTCAGAAGCTGTCCCGGTACCTGGGCAAAGACAACATTGCAGGCACCTATCCGATGGAAGCGGGCGGCGTCAATTCGATGATCCCCATCGTAGTCGCTGCACAGCTGGGACTGCCGCTCGTCGATTGCGACGGGATGGGAAGAGCGTTTCCGGAGCTGCAGATGGTAACGTTTAACCTGGATGGCGTTCCGGCGACGCCGATGGCGATTACCGATGAGAAAGGGAATATCGGCATTTTTGAAACGATTGATAATAAATGGACGGAGCGGCTCGGCCGGGCGGCGACGGTGGAGATGGGAGCAAGCGCTCTGGTGAGCCTGTACCCTACGACCGGTGCACAGATGAAAACAAGCGGTGTGCATGGCATCGTGACGCTTTCGGAGCGGATTGGAGAAATTATTGCTTCGAAGAATAGAGATGCCAAGGACAAACTTGAGGAGCTGCTCCAGCTTGTATCCGGTTATGAGCTCTTCCAGGGCAAGATTGTCGATGTGATCCGGGAGACCAAAGGAGGGTTTAACCTCGGCCGCATGAATCTGGAAGGGATTGAAGGCCATAAGGGCGGAAACATGGACGTTCATTTTCAAAATGAAAATCTCGTTGCGGAGAAGGACGGCCGCGTTGTAGCGATGACCCCGGACTTGATTTGTCTGGTCGATTTCGAAACCTTGTCGCCTATAACTACAGAAAGCCTGAAATACGGGAAACGTGTAAGAGTCATCGGACTCCCTGCCCATGAGAAGTGGAGAACGGCGAAAGGCATAGAGACAGCGGGTCCCAAGTATTTTGGATATGACTATGAATATGTTCCTCTTGAAAAATTGGTGAACAAGGCGGTGGCAGACCATGTATAG